The Manduca sexta isolate Smith_Timp_Sample1 chromosome 17, JHU_Msex_v1.0, whole genome shotgun sequence genome includes a window with the following:
- the LOC115442593 gene encoding probable cytosolic Fe-S cluster assembly factor GL21135, with protein MASRFSGALQLTDLDDFITPSQECIKPVKIEKTKTKTGAKIKIGQDGYFDVSNGRQQKLQKVEITLADCLACSGCITSAESVLVTKQSQEELLRVFAEKKFTNNKGVVQDVSLIVISLSPQPVLSLAARYGLTAEEATTKLTGYFKSLGAHLVLDMTVAEDLSLLEAQQEFLQRYQDHQNDPTSKKLPMLASSCPGWVCYAEKTHGNFILPYISTTKSPQQIMGTLVKQYLSSIRQLSPAEIYHVTVMPCYDKKLEASREDFYSDILNCHDVDCVITAIELEQMLGTDKSLSEVESVPLDCPWPESPGAAPALRRHGGSGSGGYADHVFTYAAEVLFGEANAKLVYKNLRNPDFREVTLEKDGKEVLKFAIANGFRNIQNLVQKLKRGKSPYHYVEVMACPSGCLNGGAQVRPAPGDNSRELVSQLQDMYSRLPPAAPADNKLALQLYADWLHGRHSDKARATLHTAYHALEKNDIALNIKW; from the exons ATGGCTTCCCGTTTCAGTGGCGCGTTGCAATTGACAGATCTTGACGACTTCATCACTCCGTCACAG GAATGCATAAAGCCAGTAAAGATCGAAAAGACAAAGACTAAAACTGGTGCGAAAATAAAGATAGGCCAAGATGGCTACTTCGACGTGTCCAATGGGAGACAACAGAAGTTACAGAAAGTGGAGATAACGCTGGCAGACTGCTTGGCTTGCAGTGGTTGCATTACTTCTGCGGAGAGTGTGCTGGTCACAAAGCAAAGCCAGGAGGAGTTACTgag AGTGTTTGCAGAAAAGAAGTTCACAAACAATAAAGGCGTGGTGCAAGATGTGAGTCTGATTGTAATATCCTTATCGCCACAGCCTGTGTTGTCGCTGGCGGCCAGATACGGGCTCACAGCTGAGGAAGCTACCACTAAATTAACAG gTTACTTCAAGAGTTTAGGTGCGCACTTGGTGCTGGATATGACAGTAGCCGAAGATCTGTCGCTGTTGGAGGCGCAGCAGGAGTTCCTGCAGAGGTATCAGGACCATCAGAATGATCCCACATCAAAGAAGTTGCCAATGCTTGCTAGTTCTTGTCCAG GCTGGGTGTGTTACGCAGAGAAAACCCACGGAAACTTCATCCTCCCCTACATATCGACAACCAAGTCCCCACAGCAGATAATGGGCACACTCGTCAAACAGTACCTGTCCAGCATTAGACAGTTGTCCCCAGCGGAGATATACCACGTGACCGTGATGCCCTGCTACGATAAGAAGCTAGAAGCGTCCAGGGAAGACTTCTACAGCGATATACTGAACTGCCATGATGTGGATTGTGTTATTACTGCCA TCGAGCTAGAACAAATGCTGGGCACGGACAAGTCCCTGAGTGAAGTAGAGAGCGTGCCCCTGGACTGTCCGTGGCCGGAGAGCCCCGGCGCGGCGCCGGCCCTGCGGCGGCACGGCGGCTCGGGCTCCGGCGGGTACGCCGACCACGTGTTCACGTATGCCGCAGAGGTGCTGTTCGGGGAGGCTAATGCTAAGCTCGTCTATAAGAATTTGAG GAATCCAGACTTCCGAGAAGTGACATTAGAGAAAGACGGTAAGGAGGTGCTAAAGTTCGCCATCGCGAACGGCTTCAGAAACATACAGAACCTAGTACAGAAGCTGAAGCGGGGCAAGTCGCCTTACCATTACGTAGAAGTCATGGCGTGTCCGTCAG GTTGCCTGAACGGCGGCGCACAAGTCCGTCCGGCGCCCGGCGACAACAGCCGCGAGCTGGTGTCGCAGCTACAAGACATGTACTCGCGcctgccgcccgccgcgcccgccgacAACAAGCTCGCGCTGCAGCTCTACGCCGACTGGCTCCACGGACGCCACTCCGACAAGGCGCGCGCCACGCTGCACACCGCTTACCACGCGCTGGAGAAGAACGATATAGCACTCAATATTAAATGGTAG